TGAAGATGATGGAGACATCTTAAcctttgattattttatgataCCAAGTAATACAAAAATTATGCATTAATTAGAacataatcattaaaaaaataaagaagaaaaataatacaaagatTTAACGAGATTCGTCTATGTCTACTACTCCAAGCAAAAGCAAAAAGAGTTTTTaactatgaaagaaaagaaaaaatgaataatgctTTAGAATGTCCAACTATATAGATCTAAGTAGTCCTAAACCTATAAGGAAAAGATTCTCCCAATCCTACAAGGACTATATTTTCCTTTCCTAAATCTATTAGGACAATGAGTTTTCTAAACCAATAGGGATCATGAATTTCCTGAAATATACAAGGAAAAAATTCAACAcataatgaacaaaaaataaaacaaaaagcacACCACAAAACCCCATGAAAAGATTTGTCATAGCTCCATCACTACCCAAATAGTAGATCAAGAAGAGACAAACAATGAAGAATGGAAAGTCGTGGTTATGGGTGGTGGGGATTGTACAAACTTTTTTCTCCAATTTGCTatgttttgtaaaaaaaattattattttactaaatatGTAGAAATATTTCTATGTTTAGTAATATAGAGTTTTGTTTAGTTATTGTGGATGATTTTTtcttaatctataatctatatctataatatattaaaagtgtgaaaacccttataaaagtgatttgaactttttgcccttcactaaAACATCCAGCAATAggcaaaatcatcttttcatttttttttcaataattatcattaaataattattcaaatatttaggatacaataaaaaaattaagaaaaaaatctcATACCTAAAAGGAATTAAATATTTGATTAAGATTTCAACGcaattttttagtaaaaaaaaatattcatagaaagaaaatatttaaaaaccaacATTTATAGGTAAGAAAACACGTATGGGAAAGAAAACATCCCTACACAAGTTTTTAAGGAAAATTTTAgaaaccaaaatatattttttaaaaaaaacatatgcatggaaagaaaaacatatattttattcgggtaagaaatcataatatttaacacttctaaatcaattaaaattttaccttatattaaaaaaatatttacgattctatttaaatagttaattgatcaaattttactagaaaaataTGTGTAATGCTTCtacttcttcattttttcttattcttcttatttttattttgatattttgatttttgattgatGACTAATTAAAATTTTCTCCTTGGATTCTTTTGGGTATTTTAGTCTTCTTTGTTAtatgaattatcttttaaatttttgcttatatgaaattattttaattgtgaATAAATCACGAAATTTAAgtatatcataatatttattaataatggTTGTCTTTTTTTTGGTTGGTACAAACTATAATGGTTATTGCACAtacaaaatatgatcaaatagtctttttaaagttaattttactttctattatctatttaaataaCTTTCTTTAATAGATGATGTTTTTCAACTTGCGTATCAAGATATTGACtttctttgttttcaaatttcatgatttttcaaaGTTGAGAAACTGAAGTGTTACTTTAATTTAATGGATCTTAAGTAATTGTGGGTCTTGAAAGCAACTGTTTATTTTACACTGATAAAACATTACCTCTTGATACACTTGATGTCATGGTTCGGTTTGTTTTGTTTGCATTACGATATTGAATATGTCGTTCACGAGACTTATCAAATTGAGAGAATAAGGTTTggtaaatattgatatttgtaaCTAAGTTATAAGTAGTTATTGGTAAAAGAATGAAAGTTTctcataaaaaaaattgtgaatgATGGTGGAGCTAGAGGAAACATGAAGTTACTGCCTCATGTGGTTTATGTCTTTagataatacaaaaaatattaaattatttttataatattgacgtaatatttttctttttcaacaatttatgTCACATCTCAAATTTTTTTGGCATGGTAGGCCAATACTTTATTCACAAAATCTACAAATATTTAAAtacttattatttaaatatattatctaATGTTTTGTTtggtatatataaatatattgggTAAAAATTTGCCATGAATTATTttctattataaattatgaatacaaaGAATTCGATGATTACAGTTAGGGGGTGTTCATCGATGATTCATAGTTCAATTTAATGTATTATCGATTCgatttattagttttttatttctaaacATGCTAAATTGATAACCAAAAATAAGATATTTCTTATGGGTTtgggtccttaacggttcgatgtTTGagttaaacaataaaaaaatgctcatttatataCATGATAAGAAAATgtttatatattcaaaaacttTGTTATTGATTTATACGAAAGTAATTTGATATTACGTTTATGCAGTATGattttgtactattttaattctatttcacagttttattattaattaacgtGACACACGTTCAAAACACGTACActtgactactaaaataaatactctTAAATCTTGGTTTGTCAACGGGAATCACCTGCTCCACGTGAAAGATATCTGTAGAGTGTAGAGATAGACGATCTTGCCAGCTAAAATGAATATGAAACGTTACCAGAAGCTTACTCACTCTAACTAAACCCTTTGATTAAACGAATTGTCATAGTTAGGTTTCTACTTAATTTGCTTTCTCAAATTTCTTAAATTCACCAATCCAAAGTATAGAAAATGATTTCCCATCTTTCACACAACCCCTACCACTTAACTTAGAAGCTAAGAGAAAATCATTGCTGTTCGGAGATCCTATCATTCGATCAAATTTCCTCGTTACTTCACCTCAAACAGTCAGGCTGTAAAGTAGAAAAAAAGAAGCTAGACAATTTGACCATCACTCCAAGTTAAGAAATCTCATAAGTTCTGATGGTAATGTGCCATCAATAATTAAATTACTAACCATAAATTTGACCATCACTTTAGAAATAGCTGTGTAAAAGGAAATGTGGCACCAAGGATTATGAAAACAATAATGCGGTTACGGTAGGAATTTGtttttcaaaaaacaaaagaCCGATGCATGGGGTAAAATCAGATGCTGTTTTATTGGCGAAATATAGCTGCCCTTGTATGTATGTGGTGCAATCATATTATTATTACCTAAACTAAATATACAAAACAAACTCAACTACTAAATACGTTGCTTAAATAGTGTATGCCGCATATATTATTCCACAGTTTTGGTAGTGCCCTTtactttatcattttttcttcaaaccTAATATAACAATGGTGATAACACAATAATAATGACGAGAATAATAGtgacaaatttaataaattaagatttcaaacaatcataacaatATAGTTAATTACTGGAAAGAAACCTCTTGTCTAGGTTCGTCAAACGTAACCGATATTGTTTCCTGTATTTAATCAGCCAAacgaaaaagaagaacaaaaaatgaaAGCAGTCATTCTGCCAAAGGCTTCAAAGCAATGAAGTCACCtccctcttcttctccttcttcgtCTTCAATTCTCCGAAAGACTCATCTTTCTCCTTTTCTATTCACTCTGTTAGCCTTCATCGTTTTCGTCACCATTCTTTATAGTGATGATTTCAGCTGCATTTTTAGCCAGCTTGAGTATTCTAGTCTATCTGGTCCTCCCAATTCCATTTCAAGAATCAGTGAGTGattatattcatcaaattcagtcCTTTGTTTCTGCAAAGTTTTTATGGTATCGATTTGAATGCACAAACATTATTCAAAAGAGTCAACTTATACTCACTGAGCCTGATGAATGTTTTCCACCATCACTTCAATTTTACTTCCTACAAAAAGTTATTTTCTAGGTTACTGTGATCCTACTTgttatgatttattttatatttcaattagGCTGCTAGTAAAATTTCTGCACATACAAATTGAGGCTTATGAGAATAGCATGTTGActttgttttgaataattttggtAGTGAAGAACAAGAAGTTGCCATTTGCCATTGGAGAGACAAAGGACGGCTGCGACGTGTTCAGTGGAAGTTGGGTTCACGATGACAGTCGGCCACTGTACGAGGAAGCGGAGTGTCCTTACATACAGCCACAATTGACTTGCCAAGAACATGGCCGGCCAGACAAAGATTATCAGCATTGGAGATGGCAACCTCATGGCTGCTCTCTACCAAGGCACGTTTAGTTTTACtcaatttttctcatatttgCTACATACCGTAGTAATCTACTTATCATAAACCAACACATCATtggaaattatttattattttagttaagtGTCACTTGCATTTCAAATTTTCCTTCTAAAGAACAAGAACCAATTGTTGCATGGGCAATTCTTTTCCTTGATCAAGTTGATGGGTCATGATGTTGTAAGATGTAAGCATTCTAGagttaatactccctccgtttccgTTTCATATTCGTTgatcttctttctaaaaatatttgtttcaatttatttgtgcAAATTCTAAAATCAAGAGTATGTTATACATATGTTTCCCTGTTTACACTTTATTGGAATGCGAAATACATCAACAGGTTTCAAATTTATTGATTAGTGTATAAattatctcaattctcaaaaccaAACTtaaatgattattattaatttcaaTTATAAATACTCAATGTTCTAGACGTAATGCATGATATGTAAAATGCATCGCTATTTATTACTCCCTTAGTCCCAAATCACCCgtctcaaatttcctaatttgatttcccattttacttctctttttcattaatcaagacaagacaattttttttttcatgttttaccctttgtattaattactttttattcaaattaacttgtgaacatcatttaataggggtactatggtaaactaggcaagttattaattatttttcttaatcaatgtctCATCTCAATTTGGAATGGAGGGAGTggtttcttaatgggtgtgttAAGTCATATGAGCCAACTAATACAAAATAGAGAAAGTATTACAATAAATGAGTGCAAAAAATAAGTACTTATATATATTGTGTACTATTTTGGAATCCACACTTAAACACATCCGAAACAGACATGTGACATAAAGAGCTAGGCCATGAAAACAAATCCTGAGTCGATAGCTAGTGACTTGCCCGCTAGCTATTTTTTGTTTCGAGAAATGGTTATCACTAATTAACCTGGCTAACTGGTGAATGACTATACTGTACTCTTTatctttattaaataataatgttGGTCTCGTGTTGTTCAACAACCGCAACCTGCCAGAACGCAGGTCATACTTTATCATAGGAGGCAAATATTTTGTTATTTCCATAACATCTCAATGATTTAGCTAGACTAAGTATTTCCATAATATTGCAGTTTCAATGCAACACTAATGATGGAAACGCTTCGTGGGAAGAGGATGTTATACGTGGGAGATTCCTTAAACAGAGGACAATTTGTTTCCATGGTTTGTCTTCTCCATAGACTCATTCCTGAAAATGCCAAGTCCATGGAAACTTTTGGTTCTCTCACTGTTTTCACTGCTAAGGTGCTGTCATTTTAAAGTTATACAAATATAGCACAAATTGTATGACTAGGTCGATTTATTGAATGTAATTAACACTGCAGGATTACAACGCGACGATTGAGTTCTATTGGGCACCATTTCTGCTGGAATCAAATTCTGATGATGCAGTGGTACATAGAATATTTGATAGAGTTGTCCGAAAAGGCTCAATCAATAAGCACGGGAAGGCTTGGAAAGGGGCTGATATAGTCGTTTTCAATACTTATCTTTGGTGGATGACCGGCCTAGAATTCAAAATTTTGTAATTATCTAttcctctcattttcttttttgggAATACCGACTAAATTTTGTATACTAATACTGTTAACACCATCATATCATAGGTAACATAACCTACAGTATAAAGACTTCGGTATATTTGTTAAGAGTATGTAAACTAAACTAAATCGTAGTGAATAGTAATTTCTTTTGAtgttcttgtttttttatcttcgATTTATTAATGTTAGAGAAATGAAATTGATGCAGGCAAGGGTCTTTTGAGGATGAAGTGAAGGATATTGTAATGGTATCCACAGAGGATGCATATCGAATGGGAATGAGGATTATGCTGCGATGGGTGAAAAAGAACATGGACCCGAAGAAAACCAGAGTCTTTTTTTCTAGCATGTCACCTACTCATCAAAAGTAAAACTACAAATGTTCAATTTATTGTTGAAAATTGTTTGTCATATTaaattggaaagaaaaaaaataatctctATTTTTGCAGGAGCATAGATTGGGGAGGAGAACCAAATAAGAACTGTtacaatgaaacaaaaataatagagGATCCAAATTACTGGGGATCAGATAGCAGAAAAAGCATAATGAGAGTGATTGGTGAAGTGTTTCGTAAATCAAAGGTGCCTATTACATTTCTCAACATTACACAGCTCTCGAGTTATAGAAAAGATGCACATACATCAATTTACAAGAAGCAATGGAATCCATTAACAGCAGAGCAATTGGCAAATCCAGTTAGCTATGCTGATTGTGTTCATTGGTGCTTGCCTGGTCTTCAAGATACCTGGAATGAGCTTTTATTCGCCAAACTTTTCTACCCTTGACATCATAAGCATGGACCAAACCCAATTTTTATCTACTACTAGTATGGTATGACCTCAATTTGGTGACCTAGTATTTTCTTTCTTCGTTTGGGTGATTTTTGCCCACAGAAACttgttcaaaagaaaagaaaagaaaaaattgtgtaTAAATGTAATGATGCTGCAAAGATTGGGAAGGTAAAAAATCGTACAAAGATGTGAAAAGGAATTACTGCAGGAGAATTATTGagcaatattatatttttttctcaaaattcgaGCATCATAACGTATCCTATCCAAGTTTtcattcattttcatttttttcagaaGGAATTGCATGGAAACTCTATTATCTTCCCCTgcaaattgaaaattaataaacatACTGTTGAAGCACTACGATATTTGAATCTACATTTAAGATCATATGGTATTTTAATTATTGACAAGCTATGTAGAAGAGACAATGTATATCAAGAAGGGACTGAAAAGTGAAGATTGAAGATCAAGAAAAAGGTCCTCACAAATCTCGAAGTAGAAATGAAGAATTAGCAACACTGCTAGAGAAACTCATCAGAGAACCTTTTCCTCTGAGTAGAACAATAGACTACAAGATAAAGTTGTTTCATATGTGCACCGTGATTCTTTGGAGAAATGTAAATGCGGGAGCTCAATTCGACAAGAAATTGGAATTATATGTTAGATTTATgaagaaaacaaaatcaaaatatcaaaatgtatTGAGATTAAGATGAGAAAATGCGAAAAGGACCAGACCTTTGCAACTGTACAAATGAAAAATATCTCTTCTTCCTTGTTCTAGAGagttctctctctatatatatacaagactttataaaaagaaagaaatgtaaaaatatataCAGAAGAAACTAAATTGGGTCGGGTGTACCTATTAATAATTGGGCTTGGGTCTCGTGTCCATTATATCGTaatactccccctcaagctggaggGTGTTAACACGCCAAGCTTGGGAAGAAGCTGATGGTGAGCAGGACCAGGCAATGACTTGGTGAGAACACTAGCCAACTGACTTGAGCTAGCAACATAATGAAGGGAAATCAGGTTAGCACGCAAACAATCATGAACAAAGTGGCAATTGATTTCTATTGCTTCGTATgctcatgaaaaataggattcttaGCTATACTTAAAGCATCCAGACTATCACAGAAAATAAGAACAAGAGAATTTATATTGACCCCAAAGTCGCCAAGAAGGTGAATAAGCTAAACAATCTTAGCAAGTACATTCCGAAGAGCCCGATCCTCAGCTTCCGCAGATGAAAGAGAAATGGTAGACTGTTTCTTGCACTTCCAAGAAACTAGAATGTcaccaataaaataaataaacccaGTAATAGATCTACGGGTATCTAGACAAGAAACCCAGTCAGAATCGGAGTACCCCAACAAAGAAAAATCAGAATAACTAGAGAGTAAAATACCCTGATCTGGATAACCCATGAGATATCGGAGAACATGTAATGCAGCCAACATATAAGGATCTGGGGTTGCAGAAAAAATTGACTTAAGTGTTGAAATGAAAATAAGATATCAGGCCTCAtgtgttgaaaaaaattaagCTTACCAACCAACCGTCTATAAGAGCTAGGATCACACGTAGGGGCACCCATATCAGTAGtcaacttaagagaataatccaATGGAGTCGTAATAGGAGAATAGTGATTACAGTTAAACTCTTGCAATAGGTCAATAGTGTATTTATGTTA
The Capsicum annuum cultivar UCD-10X-F1 chromosome 6, UCD10Xv1.1, whole genome shotgun sequence DNA segment above includes these coding regions:
- the LOC107873276 gene encoding protein trichome birefringence-like 33 isoform X1, giving the protein MKSPPSSSPSSSSILRKTHLSPFLFTLLAFIVFVTILYSDDFSCIFSQLEYSSLSGPPNSISRIMKNKKLPFAIGETKDGCDVFSGSWVHDDSRPLYEEAECPYIQPQLTCQEHGRPDKDYQHWRWQPHGCSLPSFNATLMMETLRGKRMLYVGDSLNRGQFVSMVCLLHRLIPENAKSMETFGSLTVFTAKDYNATIEFYWAPFLLESNSDDAVVHRIFDRVVRKGSINKHGKAWKGADIVVFNTYLWWMTGLEFKILQGSFEDEVKDIVMVSTEDAYRMGMRIMLRWVKKNMDPKKTRVFFSSMSPTHQKSIDWGGEPNKNCYNETKIIEDPNYWGSDSRKSIMRVIGEVFRKSKVPITFLNITQLSSYRKDAHTSIYKKQWNPLTAEQLANPVSYADCVHWCLPGLQDTWNELLFAKLFYP
- the LOC107873276 gene encoding protein trichome birefringence-like 33 isoform X2, translated to MISAAFLASLSILVYLVLPIPFQESNKKLPFAIGETKDGCDVFSGSWVHDDSRPLYEEAECPYIQPQLTCQEHGRPDKDYQHWRWQPHGCSLPSFNATLMMETLRGKRMLYVGDSLNRGQFVSMVCLLHRLIPENAKSMETFGSLTVFTAKDYNATIEFYWAPFLLESNSDDAVVHRIFDRVVRKGSINKHGKAWKGADIVVFNTYLWWMTGLEFKILQGSFEDEVKDIVMVSTEDAYRMGMRIMLRWVKKNMDPKKTRVFFSSMSPTHQKSIDWGGEPNKNCYNETKIIEDPNYWGSDSRKSIMRVIGEVFRKSKVPITFLNITQLSSYRKDAHTSIYKKQWNPLTAEQLANPVSYADCVHWCLPGLQDTWNELLFAKLFYP